CGCGACCAGCGGGCGGCGCCCGGGCAGCGTCCGGAGCATCTCGACCAGCCGGCTGCCCACCCAGTCGAGGTCAAGCGGGTCGGCGGGCAGCTTGTCGGTGGTGCGACTGTCGACCACGCGGCCCGACGGGTCCCCGACCGCGACGGTGAGCAGGCGGGTCCCGACGTGCACCCCGACGGTCACGTAGAGGGTGGGGTCGATCTCCACCGGCGTGCCGGGGCGGCCGATGCTGCCGGCCCGCGCCCGGTCGGGGCGCTCGCGGAGCAGGCCGCCCTCGAGCAGGGAGGCGACGGTGCGCGCCACGGTGCGGGCGCTCAGACAGGTGGGGCCGGCGAGCTCGTCGCGGGTGGCGAGTCCTCGACCCCGCACCTGCTCCAGCACCCGGCCGGCCGGCGAGCCGAACCTGCCCCGGCTGACCACGATGGTCGACGACTGCTGCGCCATCCGCCCTCCTCAAAGTGAAGTAAGTTGATTGAGAATGGCAGATATTGTCGTGCCTGTCCCCGGGTCTCAACCCCGCCACGGAGTTCGCGCCACCGCGCCTCGAACCCTTGAGGGCCGCTCTCGACGGACCGGATGGTGAGGGCTCGACCCCACGCACTCCGGAGGAACCCATGACCATCAGCCTTGACCGCGCAGCCACCGGCACCCTCGAGGTGCAGCAGCTCGGCGGACGCATCGGCGCCCGCATCGACGGCGTCCACCTGGGCCCCGACCTGGGCGCCGAGACGGTGGGCCGGATCCGGTCCGCCCTGCTCGAGCACAAGGTCGTCTTCTTCCGCGGCCAGGAGCACCTCGACGACGAGGGCCACATCGCGTTCGCCGAGCAGCTCGGCAGCCTGACCACCGCCCACCCGACGGTGAACACCGGCAGCGCGCGGATCTTCACCCTGACCGCCAACAAGGGAATGGCCGCCAACAGCTGGCACACCGACGTCACCTTCGTCGACCGGATCCCGGCGATCAGCATCCTGCGCGGCGTGACCATCCCGGCGTACGGGGGCAACACGGTGTGGGCCAACACGGCAGCCGCCTACGAGGCCCTCCCGGACTCGCTCCGGGCGCTGGTCGACAACCTGTGGGCAGTGCACAGCAACGACTACGACTACGCCGCGTCCTCGGAGTCACCGGAGGCGGTCGAGGAGTCGCACCGGTCGTTCACCCGCTCCCAGTTCGCCTCGACCAGGTTCGAGACCGAGCACCCGGTGGTCCGGGTGCACCCGGAGACCGGGGAGCGGACGCTCCTGCTCGGCCACTTCGTGAAGAAGTTCGTCGGCCTCAACCAGAAGGAGTCGGCGATCCTGTTCAACCTGCTCCAGGACCGCGTCACCAAGCTGGAGAACACCATCCGGTGGACCTGGCAGCCCGGTGACGTGGCGATGTGGGACAACCGCGCCACCCAGCACTACGCCGTCGCGGACTTCGACACCCAACCCCGGGAGGTACGCCGGATCACGGTCGCCGGCGACATCCCGGTAGGGGTCGACGGCCGGACCAGCATCCCGCGCGTGGGCGACGCCGCCTCCTTCTCCGACATCGGCGCGCTGGTGAGCTAATCCCGCCGGAACAGGCTCAGCCGGTCGGGTTCCCCACGGACCCGGCCGGCTGCTGCGTGCAACGGGTCAGCAGGTGACGTCGCCGTCAGGCACCTTGCCGTCGACCAGGAACGACTCGATCGTCTCGTCGACGCACTCGTTCCCCCGGTTGTACGCCGTGTGGCCGTCGCCGTCACGGGTCAGCAGGACGCCGGACTCCAGCTGGTCGGCCAGGGCCTCGGCCCACTTGTAGGGCGTGGCCGGGTCGCGGGTGGTGCCGGTGACCAGGATCGGCGGCGCACCCGCGCCGTCGATCTCCAGCGGCTCGGTCGTGCGGCCGTCGAAGTCCTCGCACCCGGTCAGGGCCCAGGCGAAGATCCGGCCCAGCGTGGGCGAGGCCTTCTCGAACGCCTCGAACTCCGCGGGCACCTCCTCGACCGGGATCGAGGTCGGGTCGTCGAGGCAGTTGATCACCCGGATCGCCTCGCTGGAGTTGTCGGTGTAGCCGTCGGGACCGCGCGAGGAGTAGAGGTCGGCGAGCATCATGAGCTGGCGGCCGTCGCCCTCCATCCCGGACTTCAGCGCCTGGTCCAGCAGCCTCCAGTACTCGCGGTTGTAGAGCGGGGCTGCCAGCGCGTAGAAGGCGTCACCGGCCCGCAGCTCGCGGTCGCCCGCCGGGATCGGCTTCTGGTCGACCTCGTCGAGGAACTCCTTGATCGAGGCCAGCCCCTCGTCGAGCGAGTCGCCCAGGTAGCAGTCGCCGCCGTCGACGCAGTTCTGCACGTAGGCCCGCAGCGCGGTCTCGAACCCGCGCGCCTGGTCCAGGCTCGCCTGGCGCTCGTCGAGGGAGACGTCCACGGCGCCGTCGAGCACCATGAAGCCGACCCGGTCGGGGAAGAGCTCCGCGTAGGTGGCGCCCAGCTGGGTGCCGTAGGAGGCCCCGAGGTAGTCCAGCTCGTCCTGCCCGAGGGCGGCCCGCAGGATGTCCATGTCCTTGGCCGCCTCCACGGTGGAGACGTGGTCGACCAGGTCACCGCTCTTCTCCCGGCACCCCTCGAAGAACCGGGCGGAGTCCTCCTCGGACTCCGCCAGCTCGGCCGCACCGTCCGGGTCCGGGTCGCTGGCGCGCAGCTCGTCGACCTCGGCGTCGCTCACGCAGTCGATCGGGTTGCTGCGTCCGGTGCCGCGCGGGTCGAAGCCGACCACGTCGAAGTGGTCGAGCAACGGTGGGCGGAAGGCCAGCGCCGCCTGCGCGGCGTACTCCGTGCCCGGGGCGCCGGGACCGCCGGGGTTGACCACCAGGGAGCCGACCCGCTGGTCCGGGGCCTCGGCGGGCACCTTGAGCAGCGCGAGGTCGATGGTCTTCCCGTCCGGGTCCTCGTAGTCCAGGGGCGCCTCGAGCCAGCCGCACTCGAACTCGCCGCACTCGCTCCACTCCAGCGTCTGGGAGTAGTAGGGCTGCAGGTCAGGCGACGGCGCCTCGGTGGCGCCCTCGTCCGGCTCGTCGCCGCTGCGCACGGGCCGCTCGGGCTCCCGGGTCGTTCCGCCGCTCTCCCCCGAGGAGGACGACGAGGAGCTGTCGTCCCCGCCCAGTAGGAACGACGCGCCCACGGCGCCCGCCCCCAGCACCAGAGCGAGCACCAGCAGCCCGGCCACCACGCGGTTCATCGCGTCCCACCTTCCAGCCGCAGCGCGACCATCATCGACTCCAGTGCCATCGCCGGCGGCACGTTGAACTCCAGCATCTGCTCGCGCGCGGTGAAGATCGCCTCGATCCGCCGCAGGTGCTCCTCGGGAGAGGAGCGCCGGGCCAGCATGGCGATGTCGACGCGGATCTCCTCGTTGACCAGCTGCCCGGGGGCGCCCAGCTTGAACGCGATCGCGTCCCGGTAGACCGAGACCAGGTCCATCAGGCTGCGGTCGACCACGTCGAGCACGCGCCGCTTGGCGCGGGTCTTCTGCCCCTTCTCCAGGTCGCGCAGGGCGGGTGCGTACTCCTTGGGCCGCTTGCCGCGCCCCTCGATCCCGTAGGAGCGCTCCAGCTCCGCCTTCTCCTTGGTGTCCAGCGCGGAGGTCTGCGCCTCCGCCTCCGCCTTGGCCACCTCCAGCAGGTTGGAGGCCGCGGTCATGCAGGAGCCCAGCGAGGTCAGCCGGGCCGGCAGCCGGACCACCTCGGCGCGGCGGTTGCGGGTGTCCTCGTCGAGCGCCAGCGCCCGGGCGCGCCCGATGTGGCCCTGGCTGGCCCGGGCGGCGTGCGCGGCCAGCGGCTCGCCCACGCCCTCGGTGCGGACCAGGAACGAGGCCACGTCGGCGGCCGTCGGCGTGGTCAGCGTGACCAGGCGGCAGCGCGAGCGGATGGTGACCAGCACGTCCTCGGCCGAGGGGGCGCACAGCAGCCACACGGTCCGGGCGTTCGGCTCCTCGATCGCCTTGAGCAGCGCGTTGCAGGCCCGGTCGGTGAGCCGGTCCGCGTCCTCGACGATCATCACCTGCCAGCGCGCGCCGTTGGGCGAGAGCGCCGACTTCCGGACCAGGTCGCGGATCTCCTCGACGCCGATGGAGAGCTTCTCGGTGCGGACGACGGTGACGTCGGCGTGGGTGCGCCCGAGCACCGTGCGGCAGGCGTGGCACTCCCCGCAGCCCGCACGCTCGCACTGCAGCGCGCCGGCGAACGCCACCGCGGCGTTGGAGCGGCCCGAGCCGGGAGGCCCGGTGAAGAGCCACGCATGGGTCATCGCCTCGCCGCGCGCCGCGCGGGCCAGGACCTCCACCACGTGCTGCTGGCCGACCAGGGTGTCCCAGATCGCCCCCGACGGGAGCTGGACGGCGGTCACCGACCCACCACCGTCGCTGCCAGCAGCGGCTCGACCCGGACCCGGATCGCCGCCGCGATCTCCTCGACCGGGGCGCGCGCGTCCAGCACCAGGTAGTGGTCGGGGTCGGCGGCGGCCATCGCGACGAACGCCTCCCGTACCCGCTGGTGGAACTCCGGCGCCTCGGCCTCGATCCGGTCCCGCTCGGTGAACCGGCCCAGGCCGGTCTCCGGCGCGAGGTCGAGCACCACGGTCAGGTGCGGGCGCAGGCCGCCGGTGGCCCAGCGCATCACCGGCTCGACCTCGCTCGCTGCCAGCGCACGGCCGGCGCCCTGGTAGGCCAGCGCGGAGTCGACGTACCGGTCGGTGATCACCACGGCGCCGCGCTCCAGCGCCGGACGGACCACGGTGTCGACGTGCTCGGCCTTGTCGGCGGCGTAGAGCAGCGCCTCGGTCCGGTCCGAGAGGTCGCCGGTCGCAGGGTCCAGCACGATCTGTCGCAGCCGCTTGCCCACCGCGGTGTCGCCGGGCTCGAAGGTGAGCACCACCTCGTGATCC
The window above is part of the Nocardioides campestrisoli genome. Proteins encoded here:
- a CDS encoding TauD/TfdA dioxygenase family protein translates to MTISLDRAATGTLEVQQLGGRIGARIDGVHLGPDLGAETVGRIRSALLEHKVVFFRGQEHLDDEGHIAFAEQLGSLTTAHPTVNTGSARIFTLTANKGMAANSWHTDVTFVDRIPAISILRGVTIPAYGGNTVWANTAAAYEALPDSLRALVDNLWAVHSNDYDYAASSESPEAVEESHRSFTRSQFASTRFETEHPVVRVHPETGERTLLLGHFVKKFVGLNQKESAILFNLLQDRVTKLENTIRWTWQPGDVAMWDNRATQHYAVADFDTQPREVRRITVAGDIPVGVDGRTSIPRVGDAASFSDIGALVS
- a CDS encoding alpha/beta hydrolase, which encodes MNRVVAGLLVLALVLGAGAVGASFLLGGDDSSSSSSSGESGGTTREPERPVRSGDEPDEGATEAPSPDLQPYYSQTLEWSECGEFECGWLEAPLDYEDPDGKTIDLALLKVPAEAPDQRVGSLVVNPGGPGAPGTEYAAQAALAFRPPLLDHFDVVGFDPRGTGRSNPIDCVSDAEVDELRASDPDPDGAAELAESEEDSARFFEGCREKSGDLVDHVSTVEAAKDMDILRAALGQDELDYLGASYGTQLGATYAELFPDRVGFMVLDGAVDVSLDERQASLDQARGFETALRAYVQNCVDGGDCYLGDSLDEGLASIKEFLDEVDQKPIPAGDRELRAGDAFYALAAPLYNREYWRLLDQALKSGMEGDGRQLMMLADLYSSRGPDGYTDNSSEAIRVINCLDDPTSIPVEEVPAEFEAFEKASPTLGRIFAWALTGCEDFDGRTTEPLEIDGAGAPPILVTGTTRDPATPYKWAEALADQLESGVLLTRDGDGHTAYNRGNECVDETIESFLVDGKVPDGDVTC
- a CDS encoding DNA polymerase III subunit delta', which produces MTAVQLPSGAIWDTLVGQQHVVEVLARAARGEAMTHAWLFTGPPGSGRSNAAVAFAGALQCERAGCGECHACRTVLGRTHADVTVVRTEKLSIGVEEIRDLVRKSALSPNGARWQVMIVEDADRLTDRACNALLKAIEEPNARTVWLLCAPSAEDVLVTIRSRCRLVTLTTPTAADVASFLVRTEGVGEPLAAHAARASQGHIGRARALALDEDTRNRRAEVVRLPARLTSLGSCMTAASNLLEVAKAEAEAQTSALDTKEKAELERSYGIEGRGKRPKEYAPALRDLEKGQKTRAKRRVLDVVDRSLMDLVSVYRDAIAFKLGAPGQLVNEEIRVDIAMLARRSSPEEHLRRIEAIFTAREQMLEFNVPPAMALESMMVALRLEGGTR
- the tmk gene encoding dTMP kinase produces the protein MSQSVVPVYSERGVFVCFEGGEGAGKSTQSRALAEWLRGEDHEVVLTFEPGDTAVGKRLRQIVLDPATGDLSDRTEALLYAADKAEHVDTVVRPALERGAVVITDRYVDSALAYQGAGRALAASEVEPVMRWATGGLRPHLTVVLDLAPETGLGRFTERDRIEAEAPEFHQRVREAFVAMAAADPDHYLVLDARAPVEEIAAAIRVRVEPLLAATVVGR